In Aspergillus chevalieri M1 DNA, chromosome 7, nearly complete sequence, the sequence CATACACTTCGAGGCCCGGTGCGGGAAAATCAACTTCCCCATCGTTATGACAGAGCGGGAACTGGTAGTTAGGTGAAGATGCTTGCCGAGTCAACTGCTATCCTTTGACACTAGCCAACAAAAGATCAATGATAAAGCAAGAAAAATATGAGGGATCCTTATTTGTTACCCAAGACTCCCAAACTGTAGCTCGCTTAATTGCCGCTGCTAGATGCACCTGAAAATGCCTCAATGAAATGCAGTTAACGCCCCGGGGCCAGTGAAGATCATCTTGGCATGACTCTTAAGGCTTCCCATGCTCAATACGAGCACTGGAATACCAATCAGAGGGGCCATACAACCAACACTGAAGTCATAGAGCACTTCCTTTATCTCGAATTTGAGATATTTGTTGACAATAATAGGTTACTTCGGTCACATGACTCAGTCTATTGTTCTGTTATCTGAGTCTCGTATTGGTAAATAAATAGCTTCTTTATATCAAAGAAACTAATCTCGATTAACTGTTCATAGCTCGCCAGCATCATGTCACGTGCCACATACAACCACGCGCGACTGGACCGTAACATCATACCCAAAACATCTAGACCGCGATATGTTCTGAAAGCACCAGAGCGCCAAGTCGCCTTCCGACAGGAGCATATCGCAGACGAAAAAACCACATTAATCCTCAAACCACACGGCGACGCCCAATCAGAGAATGCATATAAAATAACCCATGAAGAGGGCGCCCCCGCATTCACGGCAACAGGTCGGAAACACAGTGATCGCTCCTGTCGGGAAGTCCGCGACGCCTCGGGCCTGCCTTTATTCGATATTTACAAAAAGCCGCTTTCGAGTCCTTTTAGTTGGGTCGTTACCTTGCCCGGGAGCAAACCCAGCGCGGACGCGGCTATAGCCAAAGCGACGCCTCAGTGGAGTTGGGGTAGCATCAATCTGAGTTTAGAGTTTCGCAATGTTGCCGCTGTCGAGACgaaagatgaagaggacaAGAAGCTGTCTTTGATGGTAAAAAAACATGGAATGGCCCTGTCATTCTTTGATGTTGTGGATGGTGATAGGAGGATTGCCGATATACGCGAGAGCGTCAACCACAATGAGAAATTGGCTTTGAGAAGAGGCTCCCGCGGAGGAAGCCATCGGCCTGCGTTGGACCTTATCGTTGCTCCCGGGATGGATATATCATTGGTAAGAGTGTGAACCAATATCTCGATGGTATATCAACTGATGCTGGACCAGGTGGCAGCAATTGCAATCATTGTGTCGGATTGGTTTTTCGGGTCAGACTGAATGGAAGGCATCGAAGCGCTGTAATTTGGCATAGACTATACAGTTTGAAAGCAAGATCTAATTTAAGGGTTTCATACATTAAAGCGTGCATTGCAGCTTCCACGACGTGCCAATTGccatgttttcataacccgAACACCACGTGGAATCCCATATTGAAAAG encodes:
- a CDS encoding uncharacterized protein (COG:S;~EggNog:ENOG410Q1C2;~InterPro:IPR038595,IPR025659;~TransMembrane:1 (i208-234o)) → MSRATYNHARLDRNIIPKTSRPRYVLKAPERQVAFRQEHIADEKTTLILKPHGDAQSENAYKITHEEGAPAFTATGRKHSDRSCREVRDASGLPLFDIYKKPLSSPFSWVVTLPGSKPSADAAIAKATPQWSWGSINLSLEFRNVAAVETKDEEDKKLSLMVKKHGMALSFFDVVDGDRRIADIRESVNHNEKLALRRGSRGGSHRPALDLIVAPGMDISLVAAIAIIVSDWFFGSD